A region of Lycium barbarum isolate Lr01 chromosome 1, ASM1917538v2, whole genome shotgun sequence DNA encodes the following proteins:
- the LOC132625974 gene encoding CASP-like protein 1F1, producing MDNFGTKNMQNPPLKSNKCLLGTQILFRILATAFTLAATLIILTSKQTVTVFGIEMDARYNYSSAFKFFAFANMIGCAFSVLSLFLVSVLGHKGLDPKNYFYMLLHDLIVMALLLAGCAAATAIGYVGKYGEMHSGWMPICDHVSKFCHKVTTSVMLSYFAVILYLCLIIISANQSRKVQV from the exons ATGGACAACTTTGGTACCAAAAATATGCAAAACCCACCCTTGAAATCTAACAAATGTTTGTTGGGAACACAAATTTTGTTTAGAATTTTGGCAACTGCATTCACATTGGCTGCCACTTTGATTATTCTCACCAGCAAACAGACTGTCACTGTATTTGGCATTGAAATGGATGCTCGCTATAATTATTCTTCAGCTTTTAA GTTCTTTGCATTTGCCAATATGATTGGATGTGCCTTCTCTGTTCTGTCCCTGTTTCTTGTCTCTGTTTTAGGCCATAAGGGACTTGACCCAAAGAACTACTTTTACATGCTCCTTCATGATTTG ATTGTGATGGCACTACTACTGGCTGGATGTGCAGCAGCAACCGCAATAGGATATGTGGGGAAATATGGAGAGATGCATTCTGGATGGATGCCCATTTGTGACCATGTTTCTAAATTCTGTCACAAAGTTACAACTAGTGTAATGCTTTCCTATTTTGCAGTGATCCTCTACCTCTGCCTCATTATAATCTCGGCAAATCAATCCAGGAAAGTCCAAGTTTAA
- the LOC132602488 gene encoding CASP-like protein 1F1 has translation MESFDAKNMQSPPLKCYKYLLGTQIMLRIMATAFTLASTWIILTSKQTVTVFGIEMDARYSYSPIFKFFAFANIIGCAFSVMSLFLVSVLGHKGLDPKNYFYMFVHDLLAMALLLAGCAAATAVGYVGKYGEMHSGWMPICDHVSKFCHKVTNGVMLSYFAVLFYLCLTIISANQSRQIQV, from the exons ATGGAGAGTTTTGATGCTAAAAATATGCAAAGCCCACCTTTGAAATGTTACAAATATTTGTTGGGAACACAGATTATGTTGAGAATTATGGCAACTGCATTCACATTGGCGTCCACTTGGATTATTCTTACCAGCAAGCAGACTGTTACTGTATTTGGCATTGAGATGGATGCTCGTTATAGCTATTCTCCAATTTTCAA GTTCTTTGCTTTTGCAAATATCATAGGATGTGCCTTCTCTGTTATGTCCCTGTTTCTTGTCTCTGTTTTAGGCCATAAGGGACTTGACCCAAAGAACTACTTTTACATGTTCGTTCATGATTTG CTTGCAATGGCACTGCTGCTAGCTGGATGTGCAGCAGCAACAGCAGTTGGATATGTGGGGAAATATGGAGAGATGCATTCAGGATGGATGCCCATTTGTGACCATGTTTCCAAATTCTGTCACAAAGTTACAAATGGTGTCATGCTCTCCTACTTTGCTGTGCTTTTCTACCTCTGCCTCACCATAATATCTGCAAATCAATCCAGACAGATCCAAGTTTAA